In Pyrodictium occultum, the genomic window TTCATAGCCTCCTCGGCCTCGTCTGGCCCGCACTTCGCGAACTTACCCACATACTCGTAGGTCCTCATAACTATAGGGTTGTCGCCCATCACTGGGACGAGGGATTCGAGTATCTTTTTCGCTACAGGTATCGGCGTGTACCTGGAACTAAGTATTTCCACCACGGCTGACACCCTAGGGGCGTGCTCGACTGAGAGTGAGGCACGAAGGGATACCAGTCTCGCCTCCCCGGCCGCGAAAGAGGCCTCGAGGCTGCGGAGAGCCTGGAGCCTCTTCGCCTACTGCAGGCCGAGGGGCTAGACCCCCTCCTTCTTCTTCGGAGGCGTCAGCGCCTCCGGCGGCACCGGGCGCATATGCTCGGGCCTCACTATGAGCGTCTTTACCTTGCTGCCGACCTTCAGCTGAAGTATGTAGGCCTTCCCCCTTCTCCCGACAACTGTCGCGACCTTACCATGGTAGCGGCGGTGGGGCATACCTTTCATCACTGAGGGGTTTATTATTATGTACACCTTGTCTCCCGGTTTGTACTCGTGCATCAGTAGGCTTAGGGGAGGTACTGCGCCGCGCTCACGTACGTGCTTGCGGAGGAGCTTTCTGGTGCGGTGCCTGAAGCCCCTGGATGCCTTCAATGCTCCAGCCCCGGGTCCCGCGGCTGTGGGGGCGAGTATTATATCCTCTTAGCGTGCCCGGGCCGGAGGCTGCTCCAGCACTCCCAGCACGTCCAGCTCCGCGCAGTAGGCGTCGGCGCCGAGGTACTCGGCGAAGCTCGGCGTAGTGTCGCCGCCATCCCCGCTCACAAGCTCCTTTATGTAGAGGCCGCCCTCAGCCACTATTACAGCCTCGAACACTGTCGGGGCCAGCCTCCGGGCCTGGAGGGAAAAGACGGCCCTCTCCCTCACCACGTCCGGGCGGCGGTGCCTCACCCGGCGGGGAGTCCTCTGCCTTATCGTGGCCCCGGTGAAGTACTCCTCGAGGCCGCGTAGCTCCTCCTCACGGACCTCCCTGGCAACCACCACCAGGGCTTTGTATATCTTAGCCCTCCTGGAGTGCTCCCCCTTGATCTCAGCCACGTCTCTGCGGCGGGCCCTAGACTCTAGCCTCACCTCGACCAGGCCAGCAGCGTAGCGGTTGACCAAGTCCCCCAGGAAGCCGGCGGAGAAGCTGCGGCGCCGGGCAGCCTTCAGCTCCACTATGAAGGGGCGGCCTAGGCCGAGCATCCTCGCGTCTGCATCCTCCCGGCCCGAGCCGTGGAGGATGACGTCGTCGACGTCTGCCGCCTCGGACAAGATGAACAGCGCGTCCTCGACACTGAACGGGTAGCGGCGCTTGCCCCTCCTGGTCACCCAGGCTGTCTGTGAGACGCGGCGGGCAGTCTTCCAGTACCGGCCGCGCAGTAGGAGAGGCATAACTCGTATCTCCACATCCCCGCTGGGGATGTCGACTACCACAACCACGTCAGGGTTGTCGAACTCGGGGACTAGGCTTGTGAGCCTCTGTATCCTCTTACTAACCTCCCTCTTCACCTCCGATGCTATCGACTCCGCGTACACCAGGCCGAACATCCTCTTCAGCTCGTCCTCACGCTCCCTCAGACCCGGGTCTAGGCGCGCTGCCACAAGGAAGCTGGAGACGTCCATGCCGGAGAGCTGCTCGACCGCCCTCCTCGCGGCCTCGTCGAATAGGCCTGGGAGCCTGGAGCCGCAGATGTAGCAGCGCCTAGCCTCCAGCGGCTTACCGAATACCTCGCGGTAGAGCCCCTCCGCTATACCGCCTATACTGGGTGCTAGCCTCTCCAGCTCCTCTCTGGCCTCCTCACGGCCCTCTCGGAGGGACATGTGGAGCGACATCACGAGGAGGCGTTTCAGAGCCCGGCCTCGCTCAGCGTTGCTCCACCCCCTCCCCAGGAGGGCGAACATCCTGCCGAGGCAGTGGTCGCAGAGAGGGTACTCCCTCAGCAGGCGGTAGGCTTTCTCAACCAGCGCCCAGGCCTCTCCCGGCTCCCTCCTCTCCCCGCCCGCAGCCTCCGAGGCACCGCTCATCATACGCTACCATTGCCGCGGCTAGCAGCCACCAGGGCTTAAACCCGGCGCGGCCCCGAGCTAGAATGCAGCTGCTGCAGAGGCCCTCCTCAAGCACCTCCCAGGCCTCCACACAGCCCCCGGCCTCCTCGAGCACGTCGCCGGGATTCGCCTCGATCCCCGGCCAGGAGCCCCGCTCAAGGGCCGAGCTGAGCACGCCGAGCAGTGTGGGCTCGTCCGCCCTCAGCCAGCGCACTCTAGACCCGTCTATCCTTACCGTGACCGGCCTCCACTCCCCCGCCTCGAGCCACACAACAGCCTCTACACAGACCCATCTACGGATGCCGCCGGAGAGCAGGAGGGCGGCCGCAGCAACCATGCCGGCGCGGAGCAGGCTGCCGGGGGAGGCTTCGTCGCGGTAGAGGACCCTAACCCGGCAGCTTCCCGAGCCGGGAGAGCTTCTCAAGTATATCCTTCCTCTTCCTCAGCTGCTTCATCATCCTCTTAACCGTCTTGTAGTAGTTGTACAGCTCCCTAACATCGCTGGTCTCGACGCCTGCCCCTATGGCTAGCCGCCGGACCCTGCTCCTCTGCTCCAGCAGCTCCGGGTTGTCAAGCTCCTCGAAGGTCATAGAGTCCATTATACTTATCCACTTCTTCATCTTCTCCTCGCTCACCCTAGCGGCCTCGTCGAAGGAGTCGAGCATAGCCGAGAAGCCTGGTAGCATCTGGAGCACCTTCCTGAAAGGCCCAAGCTTTTTCATCTGATGCAACTGCTTGTAGATTGTGCGGAACGTTATCTTCCCTGCCATCATCTCCTCCATAGTCTTCTCGAACTCACCGACGCTCTGGAGCCTCTCTATCTTCTCCAGCAGAGACTCCAGGTCACCCATCCCGAGGATTCTTGCAACGAACCTCTTCGGCCTGAACACCTCAAGCTCGTCTACGTCCTCGCCGGTGCCGATGAACTTTATTCTAGCGCCCGTAGCAGCCACCGCGGACAGCGCACCGCCGCCCTTAGCGGTTCCATCCATCTTCGTCACTATTATGCTGCCTATCGGGGTCGCCTCGTGGAACCTCTTAGCCAGGTCGTAGCTCTTCTGCCCCATAGCCGCATCTATGACCAGCATTACCTCGTCCGGGTTTATAGCCTCGGCTATGTTCTTCATCTCCTCTAGCAGGGCCTCCTCCTCCCCATAGCCATGGCGGCCGGCCGTATCAACTATTATTATCTCAGCCCCTCTTTTCCGGAGCTCCTCCACCCCCCTCCTAGCTATACCCACAGCATCCTTGGAGCCCGGCTCACCGTAGAACATGGCCCCCACTCGGTCGGCGAGCTGCCTGAGCTGCTCGTAGGCGCCCGGCCGGTACGTGTCGGCTGCGACCACGCCAACCCGGTAGCCCATTGACCGGTAGAACTTGGCCAGCTTGCCGACGGTAGTCGTCTTGCCGCTCCCCTGAACACCAACCATCATTATCACGTAGGGGGTGTACCGGGGCTTAACCTCCGGCTCCCCGTCCCCGCCGAAAAGCTTTACCAGCTCCTCGTAGGTTATCTTGACCAGCCACTCCCTCCTACTCACCCCGGGCGGCGGCCTCTCCTGCAGAGCCCGCTCCCGTATCCTCCTAGTTAGCTCGAACACGAGACGCACATTGACATCGGCGGGTATGAGGGCGCGCTGCACGTCCCTCACATACTCCTTTACCAGGGCCTCGTAGGGCCCACTACGCTTCAGCAGCTTCCCCACTGCCCTCCGGAGGTCCTCGAGGCCCGGCACCCTCTATGCACCCTGCCGCAGGTCCCCCTGGGTAGAGGAGAGCAGCCCCCCGGGCCGTCTAATATTGCCTGGCGCGCCTCAGGGCGGCTGCAACGAGCAGTACCAGGGCGAGCCAGTATATGAGGAATACTGAGCTGCAGAGGCAGCACGCCTTCCAGGCAGCGGCGGCCGAGAGGCCTACCAGGAAGGGTGCTATGCTGTAACGCCTGGCGTTGGGGATGCCCGCCGCCGCCGCCGGAACCATCATGGGGGCGTGCACGGCTATATGCATGCCTATAAAGGCTATAGCCACCATGTGCATCGTGTACACGTCCCCGCCGGCGAGGGCAGCGTAGATGACAGGGATAAGGCTAGCCAGCACGCCCACGTAGCCGGCCGCGAAGTAGCTGTGGGCAAGGCTCCCGCTGCGGGCGCAGCGGCCGGCCCGGTAGATGCGGGCACCCAGGGCGTATAGTACCGTGGAGAGGGCGGCGAGCAGCGATGACAGCCCGGCCGGGCCCGTGAGCAGCAGGGCACCGGCGGCCAGGGAGAGGCCCGTGCTTACCGGGAGAAGCCACAGCACTGGCTTAACCCCACAAGTCATTGAGAACGACTGGTATGATACGGCATAAACCATCGGCAGCAGCAAGCCGTAGACAGCGGCCATGCCCGCTGCGCCGGCGCCGAGCCTCCCGAGGGCCAACGGCACCAGGACAGCCGAGACCGCATAGCTCAGAGCTATGTGGAGATAGCTAGCCTTCAGGAGGCTGCTGCGCATAGCCGCCACGCCGGCCGCGGACAGTGTAGCCAGGAGGAGAGCGCCGGCCGAGTAGAGGAGCCAGGAGAACCCGTAGCCCAGGTAGAGGGCGGCCGGGTAGAGGGCTAGCAGGGCCACAGCAGGGATGCCCGCGGCCTCGGCAGCGCTGCCCAGACGGCTGAGAGCAGGCACGGCATAGGCGTAGGCCATGCTGGACGTGAACACGACTATGCTGGGAGCCATCAGCGAGAAGTGGGCATGGAAGTCGCCCAGAGGAGCAGCCACGAAGCCCAGGACAGCGTATACCATGGAGATGACAACGCCCAGCCTTATGCTCCATAGCCGGGCGCGCCGCCAGGCCCCTCGCAGCTCCATGCACCCAGTGGGGGGTTGAGGCGCCGGACGGCCGGGAGGTGTAAGCCTTGCGTTAGAAAATACTCGGGTCGAGTATAGAGCAGGGGCTACTTGGGGGCGCCCCTAACCCGGTTTATAATGTACCTGCCCATGACCACCCAGTACTCCACCTCAGCGCCCGGCTGCAGCTTGGACCGCAGCTCCTCGTCCTTGGGCTTCTCGACCTCGAACGTCTCATAGGTCTCCATGTCCATGATCTGAACCATGTCACCCATATCGGCTATTACCTGGCCAATCCTCTTATCGATGATGGGCACCTCAACCCTGGCATCGACCGGGGCTGTAAGGGTCTTCTTGTTCCCCGAGAAGAGGCACACAGCAACCACGTGGGCCTTAGCGCTGCCATGCTTACCGGTCTTAGCCTTGCTCATCTCAACAATCCTGCAGGGCTCTCCATCGATCACAATGTAGCTGCCGACACGTAGCTCGCCCAGAGTCGCGTAGGTGACGCTCACGGTCCAGCACCCCAGGGGGAAGCGCCAAGAGGACCTGCCATATTTTAGAGCTTAGCCCCTGGAAGGAGCCACTGGATGACAAAACATTTAACAGGGCTGGAGGTCGCCCCAGCCTTACATGGTGCCGCGGTAGTATAGCCCGGCCCAGTATGCGGGCCTGTCAAGCCCGTGACCCGGGTTCAAATCCCGGCCGCGGCGCCACCCCCATCACCCAAATCCTCGTACCGGCCCAGGGACACGGCCCCCGGCCCCTTGAACCCCAGGCAGCCGTCCGCGGTCATGGCCCGCAATGAGACCCCCCGCCATTAAGCCAGGGGTACCGGCGCCCGCTAGGCTTGGAGCCGACTCCCACGGTTAGCCTGCCTGACCTTGACCTCCAGGACTCCCCGCAGCTTGGCCCCATGCTCCGGCGGCAGCCGGTGGCCGTGGACGGCGTAGAGCTTCATAACGTAGCCCTCCCTCCCCGGGAACATGTCCAGCCACCGCAACATCTCCCCGGGCTCCGGGGGCCTCTCGGCGTAGAGGGCTACCGCCCTCGGGCTCTCCATGCCCGCCTCCTCCGCGGCTGCGAGCCTCTCCCAGGGCTCAAGCACCCTGGCCTGGAGCACTGCCTCCCACAACACCCCGGCCGAGGCCGGAGGCCTAGCTGCGTCGACGAGGGCCGCCCGGTAGCACTCCGGGTCGCCGCGGTGGTAGCCCCCGGGGGTCAAGCAGCGGCCGTAGAGCTCTATGTAGAGAAGGAGCCCGACCGCGCCCCAGGGGTCTGCGCCCGTCTCCTCCAGCGCGCGCACCATCCATCCGGGGGCTCGGCGGCCTGCACCCGTGTAGATCCGGCCCTCGTAGGCCACCAGCAGGGCTCCGTCCAGCTTCTCCTCCAGCACCACGGGGCCGCTGACCCACAGCCGGCGGCGGCGTAGGAGCCTCTCGTAGTCCTGCAGCCTCAGCACCGGGTGGAGCCTCGCCAACCCCAGGCCACTCCCGGGGCTATGCCAGGCCCAGACCCCGGGCCAGCATATAGGCTCCCATAGCAAGGTAGTAGGCCAGCGCCAGCCGGCGCAGCGCCCTGGAGCCTACCCGGAGGAGGACCCTGGAGGAAAGCGTCGCGCCGGTATAGGTGCCGGCTAACAGGGGGAGCGCAAGGCCCGCGTCGAGCCTCCCCCCGAGGGCGTGGCCTAGCACACCGGCGAGCGCAGTGAGCCCAACCATCATCTTGCTCGTGGCCACGGCAACCTTCATGTCGAAGCGGAGGAGGAGCACCAGCACCGGCACCTTGATTACGCCGCCGCCTATGCCCAGGACGGCGGAGACCATCCCGGCGGCGAACGAGGCGAGCCACCCCACAGCCCGGCCCGAGCCCGGCACCTCGCGGAGGCTGCGCCTGCCGCCACGCCTGCCAACCCCCTCCTCCACCACGAAGCCAGCGGCCGAGGCTATGAGGAGGATGCCGAAGAGCGCCACCAGGAGCCTGCTCTCCACCCTCCCGACGAGCACCGCGCCTAGGAAGGCCCCGGTGGTGGATGCCGACTCGAGGAAGACAGCAGTCCAGACGTCTACGAGGCCCTCCCGGTGGAGGCGGCGGAGCCCCCCGGCGCTGGTGCCGAGTATCGCCACGAGGCTCGCGGCCGCAGCGCGCTTGATGTCGACGCCGGCCAGGACCAGGAGGGGGACTATGAACACACCGCCGCCTATGCCGAGCAGTGTCCCCAGGAAGCCGGCGAGGAAGCCAACCGCCAGCGGCCCGGCTGGGTTCACTCCACAGCAGCCCGAGGAAGGCCGGGCTGGCCACGCCGCTTGCTAAAAAGGAGGCGGCGCCCCCTTCTACGAGGCCCGGGGCTCCTCGACGCCTATCATGCTCCAGAGCCTCCTGCGGAACCGCTCCCACCACTCCCTGGCGGCTGAGGGGTCCTTGAGGAGCCTCTCCGCCCAGTCGCGGCTCCCGACCTCCCAGGCTATACCCGCCACCATGTCCACGGTCTTCCTGGTCTCCCAGGGCCTGGGCTCGGCGCCGGCCTCGAGCTGGTACACTGCTATCTTCCTCAGCGTCTCGGCAGCGTGGCTGGAGAGGTCCACGTCCACCCCCAGTAGCTCCCTGTACATCCTCTCGAGGAGCCTCTCCGCCCAGCGGCGGTGGAACCTGCAGAGCCCCGCGTTGTCGAGCAGGTACTCGGCTTTCATCCTCTCGTACACCGCCTCGGCCAGCTCCTCCGGGTCGGCGAAGCTCGGGCTGTAGACTGTCCAGTAGCGGCCGGGCACTGGCACCGGCGCCACCACGCCCGGGCTCCAGTAGAGGTTGGGGGTCATGTAGCCCCGCTCGCCGTAGGCGGAGTAGACCGCGGGGTCCCGGTGGCTGGCGTGGTACATCCTAGTCCTCCAGGGGTAGACGAGGTCCAGCCACGCCGCCGCCTCCCGCAGCCCCCTCTCGGCAACGGCCTTCAGCAGCGGCGTGCTGTGCTCGACCAGGCCCTCGAGGATCCTCCGGACCGCCTCCGCGTTGACCCCGCTGTCCCTCTCCACGCTGTAGCCAGCCGGGTCGAAGACCGGGCGCCCCTCGAGCCCCGCCTCCCCCGGATCCAGCATGCCGCGGTGGACGAGGTCCATCAACCACGCGGCTATATGGCCCGCCTCTATGGCGTCCAGCCCCAGCTCGTCAGCGAGCTCCACCAGGCCGGCCATGTCCCCGGCGCGGAGCACGCCGGAGAAGGGGCCGAGGGCGTTGGAGGGCTCGTAGTCCAGCTTCACGCCCCTCCAGAGCTTCTTACACGCCGCGGGGCAGGGCTCGCCGCAGGTCCTCCAGGGCCGGGGCCCCTTACCCTCCGGGAACACCTCCCTCTTCACCGGCTCCCAGAGGCTCCTGAGCACCTCCTCGGCGAGCCTCCTCCTCTCGCCCGCCGGCAGGTAGACACTGTTGTAGCCGAAGAAGGGGACGAGCTCCCTGTAGTGGGGGTAGTTCACCCCGAAGGTGCCGCCGGCCCCGAACCTCGGGTCGTACCGGTACTTCACAGTAGCAGCCTCCACCGCCTCCATGAAGCTCTTGCCGGTGGCCTCCCTGCTCAGCCGGTCCAGCAGCCTCACGTCGCGGAGGCGGGGGTTCTCGGAGGCGGGGTCGTAGGAGCCCCCATAGACCACCGCCGCGACCCCGTGGCCCTGGAGCAGGACGCTGCCCCCGCCACCCCTGCTGGCTGAGTCCACAACCCTCCCCGGGGACCCGGCCTCGACGTTGAAGCTGAACACCCCGGCCATGATGGTGCGGGCGGCCGCCGGGCCCACGACGAGGACGCCGGGGGACGGGAGCCCCCGGGCGAGCCTGTCCAGGGCGTAGGCGGCGAGCGCCCAGGTGCCCCTGAGCCCCCGGTACTCGCGCCACACGCTCCAGAGCCTCTCCCAGCCCAGCTCCACGACCTCGACGCCCTCGAGCCCCCCGCTGGAGCCCCTGACCACCACTGCAACCGGCTCCTCGCTCCAGCCCTCCACCACCAGGCCGTGGACCCCGGTGCGGATGAACCGGTAGCAGGCGCCGCCCAGCGCGCTCACGTGCAGCCCGCGGGTGACCGGGCTGCGGAACACGAAGACCATCCGGCGGGAGCCGAACACCCTGCTGCCCGCGAGGGGCCCGCAGCCGGCGACCACGGGGTTACGGGCGCTGAACACCGGGTGCTCCTGGCTCCCGGCCCTGAGGTGGACCTCGATACCGTAGTCGACGGGGCCGAGGACGCCGGGGGCAGCCGCATCCTCAACCCGGTAGCGCCCGGAGCCGGCGTCGACGTGGAGGAAGCGTAGACGCAGGCCCTTCAAGGCCGGCACACGCCCGGAGACCCTATAACACGCTCACCACATAAATGGTAGCCCCGGGAGCCACAGGTCTTGACCGCACCCACGAGGGCGCGGGACCTCGTCAGGGAGATCCACCCCATCTACACGGGCCCGGAGACGAGCGTCCGGAGAGCCGCACAGATAATGGCCGACCACAACGTAGGGAGCGTGCTCGTCGTCGACGAGGAGAAGAGGCTCCTAGGAATATTCACCGAGCGCGACCTGACCAGGCTAGTAGCACGCGGCGAGAACCTGGACAAGCCCCTCAAGGACGCCATGACACCCAACCCGGTCACAGCCCACCCAGACGACCCCCTGCCACTCATAGCCCACAAGATGATAGAGCACAACGTACGCCACATACCAGTAGTCGACGACCAGGGCAGGGTGCTAGGGGTTATAAGCATACGCCAGGTACTCCGCCAGATAATGGCCCGGGAGGAGTGGCCCTAGCAGGCGTCCCTGCCAGGCCAGATCGCCACAAACCCGCCGGAGAACCCCCCACGCCTCCTCCTCTTCTCCCCCGCAACCCCCTCAAGCTCCTCCCAGCCCACACCCCGGACGCGCAGCCACTCCCGCAGCGCCTCCAGCAGGTCAGCAGCCTCCTCCAGCGAGCCCGACCCAGCAAACTCCAAAGCCTCCTCCACAACCTTAGCCCTCAACAGTGCCTCCAACACGCTGCCGGAGACCCGGTAGAGCACCACATCACTACGCCCCTCAAGCTCCCGCGCAACACCATCCCGGACAAGCTTCCAGCAAACCAACCCAGCCACCCCTCAACGCCCACTCACACAGCCCCCAGGGCGGAGAAGGGCCCCGGAGGTAGAGAAGCCAACACACCCGGAGAGGAGACACACGCCGACAAGCACACGGCAGAAGAGCCGAGGACAGACAGGGAGGCGAGGAGAACCAGACGACCACGCAGCAGGAAAGCCGGGGGCCCAGGCCCCGCACGCGCAGAGCCCGGGGAGAGAGCCCCTAGCCCCGGGCCCTGGACCCCTTGGCGGGCCACGCAGCCCTACAACCAGCGTGGCCCGCCCCTGGGCGAGAAGCCCACGGCGTCCGGGCGATTGGGAGCGGCGGGCTCAACCCCTCGGGCCCTAAGGCCCTCGGGGCTTACACCCCCGCCCCATCAACCCCGTCTTCTACGGGAGCCCGGGCCCGGCCCCCAGAGGAGGCCGGGCGGCCGCCTCTTTTCGGGGAGGGGTTCCCGCTTAGATGCTTTCAGCGGTTACCCCCTACGGCGTGGCTGCCCGGCGCTGCCCTGCCGGACAACCGGTACACTAGAGGCCGCGGCGCCCCGTTCCTCTCGTACTAGGGGCACCTTCCCCTCAGGCGGCCCACACCCCCCGCGGGTAGAGTCCGACCTGTCTCACGACGGTCTAAACCCAGCTCACGTTCCCCTTTAATGGGCGGGCAGCCCCACCCTTGGGGGCTGCTGCACCCCCAGGATGGGAAGAGCCGACATCGATGTAGCAAACCGCGGGGTCGATGTGAGCTCTCGCCCGCGACGACTCTGTTATCCCCGGGGTAACTTTTCTGTCATGCCCGGCCCCCACCGAGGGGGGCACGAGCGTTCGCTAGGCCGCGGTTTCCCGGCCGGACCCCTTGCTGTTCGGGGTCCGGTCAGGCCGGCTTTTGCCCTTGCACTCTACGGCGGAGCTCTGACCCGCCTGAGCCGACCTTTGGGCGCCCGTGTTACCTTTTCGCGGGCGTGCCGCCCCAGCCAAACCGCCCACCTGGGGCTGTCCCCCCGGCTCCCGCCGGGGGTAAGCCCCCCGGGCCTGGGTGGGTGGTGTTTCATTGGCGCCTCCCCACCCCCCGGAGAGGGTGGCTCATCGGCTCCCACCTACGCTACGCACCCAGGCCCGAAGGGCAACCCCAGGCTGCGGTAAAGCTCCACGGGGTCTTCTCGCCCTGCGGGGGGATGCCGGCCTGTGCACCGGCTCCGTGGGTTCACGGGGCCCCGGGCCAGGACAGTGGGGACCTCGTTGATCCATTCATGCGCGCCGGAACTTACCCGGCAAGGCATTTGGCTACCTTAAGAGAGTCAGAGTTACTCCCGGCCTTCAGCGGCGCTTCGCCGGGTTGAACCCCGGTTTCACGGACCGCCAGTGGCCAGGATTCGGCCCCCGTACACACCCTTTCGGGCTTGCGGGGACCTATGTTTTTATTAAACAGTCAGGCCCCCCTAGGCACTGCGACCCGCGGTCCAGAGGGTTTACCTCCAGACCGCGGGCACCCCTTCTCCCGAAGTTACGGGGCCAATTTGCCGAGTTCCCTGGCCCGGGTTGACCCCCAGACGCCTGGGGCTTCTCACCCAGGGGCACCTGTGTCGGTTCTCGGTACGGGCGCGGGGGATCGCTCCCCGCCCCCTTTTCAAGGGCCCCCGGGATCGGCGGAAGGGCCCTAACGGGCCCCCATTCCCGCCTTCGGCCGGTTCTCGCCATGACGGCTCTCCCCGGCCTTCAGCGGTTAGCCGGGTCGCGGCCCTTCGGCCGCCCCCGGTCCGCCTACCCGGAGGCGTCGGAGGCGGGGCTTGCGTTGCCGCACCTACCCCCGCGGCACGGGAATATTGACCCGTTTCCCTTTCCCCGGGTCCGTGTTACGGCCCGGGTTAGGGCCGGCTCACCCTCGGCCGACGACCGTTGCCGAGGAACCCTGGCCCTTTCCGGCGGAGGGGATTCTCACCCCTCTTCGCTGTTACTACCGCCGGGATCCGCACCCGGGGCGGCTCCAGCGGACCTCACGGCCCGCCTTCTGCGCCGCCCCGGCGCCCGCCTACCGGATGCGGCCCGCATAGCGGGCCGCCCCCGGGGTCTCGGCGGCCGGCTTAAGCCCCGACATATCTTCGGGGCCCTCGGCCTCGGCGGGTGAGCTGTTACGCACTCCTTAGAGGATGGCTGCTGTTAGGCCCACCTCCCCGCTGTCTGAGGCCGAGGACGCCCTTTCGTTGGCACTTAGCCGGCCCTTGGGGGCCTTAACCCCGGTCTGGGTTGTTCCCCTCTCGGCCCCCGGGCTTACCCCGGGGAGCCCCACTCCCGCCATCTACGGCGGCCGCGGGTTCGGAGTTTGATAGGGGGCCGGGGGCTGTCACGCCCCCTGCACCCCCAATCAGTGCTCTACCCCGCGGCCCGGCCTCCGGCGGGGCTGCCCTGCGAGGCACTTCGGCGGGAACCAGCTATCACCGGGCTAGATTGGCCTTTCACCCCTAGACGGGGGTCAGGGGAACGAATTGCACGTCAGAACCCCTTCGGGCCTCCACCGGGCTTTCGCCCGGCTTCACCCTGCCCCCGCCTAGATCGCCCGGTTTCTGGTCTCACGGCCGTGACTCCGGGCCCTTACGGACCCCGCCCCTCGCCGGGGGAAGCCCCCGGCTGCGGGCTCGTCGGTTTCCCTACGCCTTCGGGGGTGAACCCCTTAGGCTCGCCACGGCCGTGAACTCCCCGGCCCGTGTTTCAAGACGGACGGGGCGACCCTGGTCCGCCCCTCTCGTACTCCCGGCTCGCGCCGGTTTCCTTCGAGGGGCCTCATCCCTTTCGGGCCGCCCCGTGCTTAGCCGCCCGGTTTCAGGCTCTTTTCACCCCCCTTCCGGGGTGCTTTTCAGCGTTCCCTCACGGTACTAGTTCGCTATCGGTCTCGGGACGTATTTAGCCTTGGAAGTCGGTGACTCCCAGCTTCCCACGGCAGAACCAAGCCGTGGTACTCTGCTCGGCGGCGCGGGCCCCCCCGGGTTTAGCCTACGGGGCTGTCACCCTCTACGGCGGGGCTTTCCAGCCCACTTCGGCTACCCGGGGTCGGCCCGCTGGGGCTCGGGGCCCCAGCCGCCGAGCCAACAACCCCTCATCCCTCCGCGGTTATCCCGCGGAGGATTGGTTTGGGCTCTCCCCCTTTCGGTCGCCCCTACTCAGGGGATCCCTGTTGGTTTCTTTTCCTCCCCCTACTAAGATGTTTCCGTTCGGGGGGTTCCCGCTCGGTACTCCCGCGGAGAACCCGCGGTTTCCCGAGCGCCACGGGCTATTCGCCCGTGGCGGGAGGCCCCATTCGGGGATCCCGGGTTCAACGGCTGCCTGCGCCTACCCCGGGCATATCGCCGCTTGCCGCGCCCTTCGTCGGCGCCCGAGCCGAGCCATCCACCGGGCGGCGTCCGTGCCGTGGGAGCCCGCCCAGGGCGGGGTCCAGGGCCCGGTTTGGCCGGGCCCTCCCGGGCCCTGCGCGCCGCCCACCGGGCCCGTATGGGCCCCCGAGCCCCGGGATAACGGGGGTTCCCGGGGTGGCCCGTTCGGCCCCCTGCAGCCACAGGAGGTGATCCAGCCGCAGGTTCCCCTACGGCTACCTTGTTACGACTTCTCCCCCCTCGCGGGGGAGAGGTTCGACCCCGCCCTGGCGAGGGACGGGGCCTCACCCCTCCCCCGCTCGGGTGGAGCGACGGGCGGTGTGTGCAAGGAGCAGGGACGTATTCACCGCGCGATGCTAACGCGCGGTTACTAGGGATTCCGCGTTCACGAGGGCGAGTTGCAGCCCTCGATCCCAACTGCGGCGGGGTTTAAGGGATTGCCTCCCCCTTTCGGGGTCGGATCCCGCTGTCCCCGCCATTGTAGCCCGCGTGCAGCCCGGGGGATTCGGGGCATGCTGACCTGCCGTGGCCCCCTCCTTCCTCCGCCTTGGACGGCGGCAGTCCCCCTAGTGTGCCCCCGGGGTGGCCCCCGGGGTAGCAACTAGGGGTGGGGGTCTCGCTCGTTGCCGGACTTAACCGGACACCTCACGG contains:
- a CDS encoding sulfite exporter TauE/SafE family protein gives rise to the protein MNPAGPLAVGFLAGFLGTLLGIGGGVFIVPLLVLAGVDIKRAAAASLVAILGTSAGGLRRLHREGLVDVWTAVFLESASTTGAFLGAVLVGRVESRLLVALFGILLIASAAGFVVEEGVGRRGGRRSLREVPGSGRAVGWLASFAAGMVSAVLGIGGGVIKVPVLVLLLRFDMKVAVATSKMMVGLTALAGVLGHALGGRLDAGLALPLLAGTYTGATLSSRVLLRVGSRALRRLALAYYLAMGAYMLARGLGLA
- a CDS encoding tRNA pseudouridine(54/55) synthase Pus10, producing the protein MSGASEAAGGERREPGEAWALVEKAYRLLREYPLCDHCLGRMFALLGRGWSNAERGRALKRLLVMSLHMSLREGREEAREELERLAPSIGGIAEGLYREVFGKPLEARRCYICGSRLPGLFDEAARRAVEQLSGMDVSSFLVAARLDPGLREREDELKRMFGLVYAESIASEVKREVSKRIQRLTSLVPEFDNPDVVVVVDIPSGDVEIRVMPLLLRGRYWKTARRVSQTAWVTRRGKRRYPFSVEDALFILSEAADVDDVILHGSGREDADARMLGLGRPFIVELKAARRRSFSAGFLGDLVNRYAAGLVEVRLESRARRRDVAEIKGEHSRRAKIYKALVVVAREVREEELRGLEEYFTGATIRQRTPRRVRHRRPDVVRERAVFSLQARRLAPTVFEAVIVAEGGLYIKELVSGDGGDTTPSFAEYLGADAYCAELDVLGVLEQPPARAR
- a CDS encoding signal recognition particle protein Srp54, producing MPGLEDLRRAVGKLLKRSGPYEALVKEYVRDVQRALIPADVNVRLVFELTRRIRERALQERPPPGVSRREWLVKITYEELVKLFGGDGEPEVKPRYTPYVIMMVGVQGSGKTTTVGKLAKFYRSMGYRVGVVAADTYRPGAYEQLRQLADRVGAMFYGEPGSKDAVGIARRGVEELRKRGAEIIIVDTAGRHGYGEEEALLEEMKNIAEAINPDEVMLVIDAAMGQKSYDLAKRFHEATPIGSIIVTKMDGTAKGGGALSAVAATGARIKFIGTGEDVDELEVFRPKRFVARILGMGDLESLLEKIERLQSVGEFEKTMEEMMAGKITFRTIYKQLHQMKKLGPFRKVLQMLPGFSAMLDSFDEAARVSEEKMKKWISIMDSMTFEELDNPELLEQRSRVRRLAIGAGVETSDVRELYNYYKTVKRMMKQLRKRKDILEKLSRLGKLPG
- a CDS encoding 50S ribosomal protein L21e encodes the protein MKASRGFRHRTRKLLRKHVRERGAVPPLSLLMHEYKPGDKVYIIINPSVMKGMPHRRYHGKVATVVGRRGKAYILQLKVGSKVKTLIVRPEHMRPVPPEALTPPKKKEGV
- a CDS encoding translation initiation factor IF-5A translates to MSVTYATLGELRVGSYIVIDGEPCRIVEMSKAKTGKHGSAKAHVVAVCLFSGNKKTLTAPVDARVEVPIIDKRIGQVIADMGDMVQIMDMETYETFEVEKPKDEELRSKLQPGAEVEYWVVMGRYIINRVRGAPK